A single region of the Brassica rapa cultivar Chiifu-401-42 chromosome A03, CAAS_Brap_v3.01, whole genome shotgun sequence genome encodes:
- the LOC103859194 gene encoding sterol 3-beta-glucosyltransferase UGT80A2 — protein sequence MPETSPANLDRAASSSSSSSSSSERASVKIEEIEGGGVINGSQEAESQPETTAASIVENALDESSGGGNKSFSRQWSVPMDRSTSNDRAESSSLPSSKPRLHKSKTERHRKVTHILAEDAAKIFDDRISAGKKLKLLNRIANVKPDGTVVFEVPADSIPQSIPLDREEDSKNGDEPIDGVDFQYVPPMQIVMLIVGTRGDVQPFVAIAKRLQDYGHRVRLATHANFKEFVLTAGLEFYPLGGDPKVLAEYMVKNKGFLPSGPSEIPIQRNQMKDIIYSLLPACKEPDPDSGIAFKADAIIANPPAYGHTHVAEALKIPIHVFFTMPWTPTSEFPHPLSRVKQPAGYRLSYQIVDSLIWLGIRDMVNDLRKKKLKLRPVTYLSGTQSSGSNVPHGYMWSPHLVPKPKDWGPQIDVVGFCFLDLASNYEPPAELVEWLEAGDKPIYIGFGSLPVQEPEVMTEVIVEALQRTKQRGIINKGWGGLGNLKEPKDFVYLLDNVPHDWLFPRCKAVVHHGGAGTTAAGLKAACPTTIVPFFGDQPFWGERVHDRGVGPPPIPVDEFSLHKLEDAINFMLDDKVKSSAETLAKAMKDEDGVAGAVKAFFKHLPSTKQDLQESIPEPSGFLSLRQCFGCS from the exons ATGCCGGAAACATCGCCGGCTAATCTTGACAGGGCTGCTtcgtcttcctcttcatcttcttcaagctccGAACGTGCTTCCGTGAAAATCGAGGAGATTGAAGGTGGTGGCGTCATCAATGGCTCTCAAGAAGCGGAGAGCCAACCGGAAACGACTGCAGCCTCCATTGTCGAAAACGCTTTGGATGAATCTTCAG GTGGTGGCAATAAAAGCTTTTCTCGACAATGGTCAGTGCCGATGGACAGATCTACAAGCAATGATAGAGCTGAATCATCATCATTACCATCCTCAAAGCCTAGGTTACACAAGTCAAAGACCGAGAGGCACCGCAAAGTCACTCACATTCTTGCCGAGGACGCCGCTAAGATATTCGACGACAGAATCTCTGCAGGGAAGAAGCTAAAGCTGCTGAACCGTATAGCTAATGTGAAACCTGATGGCACAGTCGTGTTCGAAGTTCCAGCTGATTCCATCCCACAATCTATTCCTTTAGACCGTGAAGAAGATTCCAAAAACGGTGATGAGCCTATCGATGGAGTAGACTTTCAGTACGTTCCTCCTATGCAGATTGTGATGCTAATCGTCGGTACGCGAGGAGACGTTCAGCCTTTTGTTGCAATAGCCAAACGCCTTCAGGACTATGGACATAGAGTTAGACTTGCAACCCACGCAAACTTCAAAGAGTTTGTTTTGACTGCTGGATTGGAGTTTTATCCTTTAGGTGGAGATCCAAAAGTGCTAGCTGAGT ATATGGTTAAGAACAAGGGGTTTTTACCGTCAGGCCCTTCAGAGATTCCTATCCAACGGAATCAAATGAAGGACATCATATACTCACTACTTCCAGCATGTAAAGAACCTGATCCAGACTCTGGGATTGCCTTTAAAGCTGATGCTATTATAGCCAATCCTCCAGCTTATG GACATACACATGTGGCAGAAGCTCTGAAGATACCTATTCATGTATTTTTCACCATGCCTTGGAC GCCAACCAGTGAGTTTCCACACCCTTTGTCACGTGTGAAACAACCAGCAGGATACAGA CTCTCGTATCAAATCGTCGATTCATTGATCTGGCTTGGGATAAGAGACATGGTGAATGACCTTAGGAAAAAGAAGCTGAAGCTAAGACCTGTTACATATCTAAGTGGAACACAAAGCTCTGGCTCTAACGTTCCTCATGGATACATGTGGAGTCCTCATCTAGTCCCAAAGCCTAAAG ACTGGGGTCCACAGATCGATGTAGTGGGGTTTTGCTTCCTTGATCTTGCATCAAACTATGAACCTCCTGCAGAGCTTGTGGAGTGGCTAGAAGCTGGTGATAAACCTATCTACATCGGCTTTGGTAGTCtc CCTGTCCAAGAACCAGAGGTGATGACTGAAGTCATTGTGGAAGCACTTCAAAGAACCAAACAGAGAGGAATCATTAACAAAGGCTGGGGTGGCCTTGGAAACT TGAAAGAACCCAAGGACTTTGTCTACTTGTTGGATAATGTCCCACATGACTGGTTATTCCCTAGATGCAAGGCAGTG GTTCATCATGGTGGTGCTGGAACAACGGCTGCAGGTCTTAAAGCAGCG TGCCCAACTACAATAGTGCCTTTCTTTGGGGACCAACCTTTTTGGGGAGAACGAGTGCATGATAGAGGAGTGGGTCCTCCACCAATCCCAGTGGACGAATTCTCACTTCATAAGCTTGAAGATGCCATAAATTTCATGCTCGACGATAag GTGAAGAGCAGTGCAGAGACTCTAGCAAAGGCGATGAAGGACGAGGATGGTGTGGCTGGAGCTGTGAAGGCCTTCTTCAAACATCTTCCGAGTACAAAACAGGATCTTCAGGAATCGATCCCTGAGCCATCTGGATTTCTCTCTTTGAGACAATGCTTTGGCTGTTCTTAA
- the LOC103859195 gene encoding TATA-binding protein-associated factor 2N isoform X2, translating into MERYSRVEKPKLGSPINENEIRITSVGLIRNYISYAITLLHEKGAKDIVLKAMGQAISKTVTISEILKSKVSGLHQDVNISSMSITDVFEPIEEGLLPVEVIRHVSMISITLSLSELNQNSPGYQAPAQIDQSKPLYQPNQARLPYNAYREDSYGRGRGRGRGRGGYGNYKGGYQGKYNQGNYQEDYQENDGGYSNRGRGRGLGRSYGYRGAGYGGGRDSGYGGGRDSGYGGGRDGGYGGGRGGYGGRRDGGYGGGRDHAYGGGKDQGYGGGRDRGYGGGRDQSYGGGKEQGYGGGREEGFRGRRGGFRGGRGVRFVGGRDDGYGGGRGGYGRYEDQGDGYRGGGQGDMYKGGRGGYGGGRGYGRGRGRMGNDGRSRGGASNQKQA; encoded by the exons ATGGAGAGATACAGTAGAGTGGAGAAACCAAAACTAGGTTCTCCGATCAACGAGAACGAGATCCGTATCACCAGCGTTGGGCTTATTCGTAACTACATCAGCTATGCCATCACTCTTCTTCAT GAGAAAGGTGCGAAGGACATTGTGTTGAAGGCGATGGGGCAGGCGATCAGCAAGACGGTGACAATCTCTGAGATACTCAAA aGTAAAGTTTCAGGCTTGCATCAAGATGTTAATATCAGTTCTATGAGCATTACTGATGTGTTTGAGCCTATTGAGGAAGGTCTTTTACC GGTGGAGGTGATACGTCATGTTTCCATGATTTCAATCACATTGTCTTTGAGTGAGCTTAATCAAAACTCTCCTGG GTACCAAGCTCCAGCACAGATAGATCAATCTAAGCCTCTATATCAGCCAAATCAAGCCCGTCTTCCTTACAATGCTTACCGTGAAG ATTCTTATGGTCGAGGGAGGGGACGTGGCAGGGGAAGAGGTGGATATGGAAACTACAAAGGGGGTTATCAAGGGAAGTACAACCAAGGGAACTATCAAGAAGATTATCAAG AAAATGATGGCGGGTATTCAAACCGGGGCAGGGGTCGTGGTCTTGGACGGAGCTATGGCTATCGTG GTGCTGGATATGGTGGTGGCAGAGATAGTGGTTATGGTGGTGGCAGAGATAGTGGGTATGGTGGTGGTCGAGATGGCGGGTATGGTGGTGGCAGAGGCGGTTATGGTGGTCGCAGAGATGGCGGATACGGTGGAGGCAGAGACCATGCATACGGTGGAGGCAAAGACCAGGGATACGGTGGAGGCAGAGACCGGGGATACGGTGGAGGCAGAGACCAGTCGTACGGTGGAGGCAAAGAACAGGGATACGGTGGAGGAAGAGAAGAGGGATTTAGAGGAAGAAGAGGTGGGTTTCGAGGTGGTAGAGGTGTCAGGTTTGTTGGAGGTAGAGATGATGGATATGGTGGAGGCAGAG GTGGATATGGTAGATACGAAGACCAAGGTGATGGATATAGAGGAGGAGGCCAAGGTGACATGTATAAGGGAGGTCGAGGCGGATATGGTGGAGGCAGAGGCTATGGTCGTGGACGTGGAAGGATGGGTAATGATGGTCGTTCAAGAGGTGGTGCTAGTAACCAGAAGCAAGCCTAA
- the LOC103859195 gene encoding TATA-binding protein-associated factor 2N isoform X1 — protein MERYSRVEKPKLGSPINENEIRITSVGLIRNYISYAITLLHEKGAKDIVLKAMGQAISKTVTISEILKSKVSGLHQDVNISSMSITDVFEPIEEGLLPVEVIRHVSMISITLSLSELNQNSPGYQAPAQIDQSKPLYQPNQARLPYNAYREDSYGRGRGRGRGRGGYGNYKGGYQGKYNQGNYQEDYQENDGGYSNRGRGRGLGRSYGYRGAGYGGGRDSGYGGGRDSGYGGGRDGGYGGGRGGYGGRRDGGYGGGRDHAYGGGKDQGYGGGRDRGYGGGRDQSYGGGKEQGYGGGREEGFRGRRGGFRGGRGVRFVGGRDDGYGGGRGGYGRYEDQGDGYGGGRGGYGRYEDQGDGYRGGGQGDMYKGGRGGYGGGRGYGRGRGRMGNDGRSRGGASNQKQA, from the exons ATGGAGAGATACAGTAGAGTGGAGAAACCAAAACTAGGTTCTCCGATCAACGAGAACGAGATCCGTATCACCAGCGTTGGGCTTATTCGTAACTACATCAGCTATGCCATCACTCTTCTTCAT GAGAAAGGTGCGAAGGACATTGTGTTGAAGGCGATGGGGCAGGCGATCAGCAAGACGGTGACAATCTCTGAGATACTCAAA aGTAAAGTTTCAGGCTTGCATCAAGATGTTAATATCAGTTCTATGAGCATTACTGATGTGTTTGAGCCTATTGAGGAAGGTCTTTTACC GGTGGAGGTGATACGTCATGTTTCCATGATTTCAATCACATTGTCTTTGAGTGAGCTTAATCAAAACTCTCCTGG GTACCAAGCTCCAGCACAGATAGATCAATCTAAGCCTCTATATCAGCCAAATCAAGCCCGTCTTCCTTACAATGCTTACCGTGAAG ATTCTTATGGTCGAGGGAGGGGACGTGGCAGGGGAAGAGGTGGATATGGAAACTACAAAGGGGGTTATCAAGGGAAGTACAACCAAGGGAACTATCAAGAAGATTATCAAG AAAATGATGGCGGGTATTCAAACCGGGGCAGGGGTCGTGGTCTTGGACGGAGCTATGGCTATCGTG GTGCTGGATATGGTGGTGGCAGAGATAGTGGTTATGGTGGTGGCAGAGATAGTGGGTATGGTGGTGGTCGAGATGGCGGGTATGGTGGTGGCAGAGGCGGTTATGGTGGTCGCAGAGATGGCGGATACGGTGGAGGCAGAGACCATGCATACGGTGGAGGCAAAGACCAGGGATACGGTGGAGGCAGAGACCGGGGATACGGTGGAGGCAGAGACCAGTCGTACGGTGGAGGCAAAGAACAGGGATACGGTGGAGGAAGAGAAGAGGGATTTAGAGGAAGAAGAGGTGGGTTTCGAGGTGGTAGAGGTGTCAGGTTTGTTGGAGGTAGAGATGATGGATATGGTGGAGGCAGAGGTGGATATGGTAGATACGAAGACCAAGGTGATGGATATGGTGGAGGCAGAGGTGGATATGGTAGATACGAAGACCAAGGTGATGGATATAGAGGAGGAGGCCAAGGTGACATGTATAAGGGAGGTCGAGGCGGATATGGTGGAGGCAGAGGCTATGGTCGTGGACGTGGAAGGATGGGTAATGATGGTCGTTCAAGAGGTGGTGCTAGTAACCAGAAGCAAGCCTAA
- the LOC103859195 gene encoding keratin, type I cytoskeletal 9 isoform X3 produces MERYSRVEKPKLGSPINENEIRITSVGLIRNYISYAITLLHEKGAKDIVLKAMGQAISKTVTISEILKSKVSGLHQDVNISSMSITDVFEPIEEGLLPVEVIRHVSMISITLSLSELNQNSPGYQAPAQIDQSKPLYQPNQARLPYNAYREGNILMVEGGDVAGEEVDMETTKGVIKGSTTKGTIKKIIKKMMAGIQTGAGVVVLDGAMAIVVSAGYGGGRDSGYGGGRDSGYGGGRDGGYGGGRGGYGGRRDGGYGGGRDHAYGGGKDQGYGGGRDRGYGGGRDQSYGGGKEQGYGGGREEGFRGRRGGFRGGRGVRFVGGRDDGYGGGRGGYGRYEDQGDGYGGGRGGYGRYEDQGDGYRGGGQGDMYKGGRGGYGGGRGYGRGRGRMGNDGRSRGGASNQKQA; encoded by the exons ATGGAGAGATACAGTAGAGTGGAGAAACCAAAACTAGGTTCTCCGATCAACGAGAACGAGATCCGTATCACCAGCGTTGGGCTTATTCGTAACTACATCAGCTATGCCATCACTCTTCTTCAT GAGAAAGGTGCGAAGGACATTGTGTTGAAGGCGATGGGGCAGGCGATCAGCAAGACGGTGACAATCTCTGAGATACTCAAA aGTAAAGTTTCAGGCTTGCATCAAGATGTTAATATCAGTTCTATGAGCATTACTGATGTGTTTGAGCCTATTGAGGAAGGTCTTTTACC GGTGGAGGTGATACGTCATGTTTCCATGATTTCAATCACATTGTCTTTGAGTGAGCTTAATCAAAACTCTCCTGG GTACCAAGCTCCAGCACAGATAGATCAATCTAAGCCTCTATATCAGCCAAATCAAGCCCGTCTTCCTTACAATGCTTACCGTGAAGGTAAT ATTCTTATGGTCGAGGGAGGGGACGTGGCAGGGGAAGAGGTGGATATGGAAACTACAAAGGGGGTTATCAAGGGAAGTACAACCAAGGGAACTATCAAGAAGATTATCAAG AAAATGATGGCGGGTATTCAAACCGGGGCAGGGGTCGTGGTCTTGGACGGAGCTATGGCTATCGTGGTAA GTGCTGGATATGGTGGTGGCAGAGATAGTGGTTATGGTGGTGGCAGAGATAGTGGGTATGGTGGTGGTCGAGATGGCGGGTATGGTGGTGGCAGAGGCGGTTATGGTGGTCGCAGAGATGGCGGATACGGTGGAGGCAGAGACCATGCATACGGTGGAGGCAAAGACCAGGGATACGGTGGAGGCAGAGACCGGGGATACGGTGGAGGCAGAGACCAGTCGTACGGTGGAGGCAAAGAACAGGGATACGGTGGAGGAAGAGAAGAGGGATTTAGAGGAAGAAGAGGTGGGTTTCGAGGTGGTAGAGGTGTCAGGTTTGTTGGAGGTAGAGATGATGGATATGGTGGAGGCAGAGGTGGATATGGTAGATACGAAGACCAAGGTGATGGATATGGTGGAGGCAGAGGTGGATATGGTAGATACGAAGACCAAGGTGATGGATATAGAGGAGGAGGCCAAGGTGACATGTATAAGGGAGGTCGAGGCGGATATGGTGGAGGCAGAGGCTATGGTCGTGGACGTGGAAGGATGGGTAATGATGGTCGTTCAAGAGGTGGTGCTAGTAACCAGAAGCAAGCCTAA
- the LOC103859197 gene encoding hepatoma-derived growth factor-related protein 2 — protein sequence MDLETENRIASVLLREAAELRRRAERDGVRAYLEKPIVRHRPNSRFLTATVLGVQQSNRAVETNEMWKAREKEIELESERRKRKSREESSSSRMKRSSLDKRCSSSNDEKKVTHPSDDEDEGLGDDEIESFLQSRNKRGRGSIGPRMDETGPYLPAEKVDELQSSGTREWKVVLGPERPPSQRQHSDDKEPGRRIKKYSKKDKKTKKKRKRDKH from the exons ATGGATCTGGAGACTGAAAATCGAATAGCTTCGGTTCTGTTAAGAGAAGCAGCAGAGTTGAGGAGACGAGCTGAAAGAGATGGTGTCCGAGCTTATCTTGAGAAGCCTATTGTAAGGCATCGTCCTAACTCGAGGTTTCTCACTGCAACCGTCCTTGGTGTTCAGCAAT CAAACAGAGCGGTGGAGACCAATGAGATGTGGAAGGCTCGGGAGAAAGAGATTGAGCTAGAGAGCGAGAGAcgcaaaagaaaatcaagagAGGAAAGCAGTAGTAGCCGAATGAAGCGGAGTAGTTTGGATAAGAGATGTAGTTCCAGTAATGATGAGAAAAAGGTCACACATCCATCGGACGATGAGGATGAAGGTTTAGGAGATGATGAGATTGAGTCTTTTCTCCAGTCACG GAACAAACGTGGTAGAGGGTCTATTGGTCCTAGGATGGATGAAACTGGACCTTATCTTCCCGCCGAGAAGGTTGATGAGTTGCAAAGTTCTGGTACAAGGGAATGGAAGGTAGTCTTGGGTCCAGAGAGACCACCTTCTCAGAGACAGCATTCAGATGACAAGGAGCCTGGTCGGAGAATTAAAAAGTACTCAAAGAAagacaagaaaacaaagaagaagagaaaacgtGACAAACACTAG
- the LOC103859198 gene encoding guanine nucleotide-binding protein-like NSN1, with product MPKRSKKSKSKRVTLKQKHKVIRKVKEHHKKKAKDAKKLNHNRRPRAEKDPGIPNDWPFKEQELKALEARRARALEEIEQKKAARKERAKKRKLGLVEDEDTKTEEGYGEGKKGDDSIRVVNVRDNSERAFYKELVKVIELSDVILEVLDARDPLGTRCTDMERMVMQAGPNKHLVLLLNKIDLVPREAAEKWLKYLREEYPAVAFKCSTQEQRSNLGWKSSKASKPSNILQTSDCLGADTLIKLLKNYSRSHELKKSITVGIIGLPNVGKSSLINSLKRAHVVNVGATPGLTRSLQEVHLDKNVKLLDCPGVVMLKSSANDASIALRNCKRIEKLEDPVSPVKEILKLCTPQMLVTLYKIPSFEAVDDFLYKVATVRGKLKKGGLVDTEAAARIVLHDWNEGKIPFYTMPPKRDQGEHAESKIVTELAKEFNIDEVYSGESSFIGSLKTVNDFNPVEIPSNAPLNFDETMIEDESKTRTEEEEADEPMEAEEEEGTGKSKSETSKQNKKLYAAESMLNTKKQKAEKNMRKKAKKAAGGEDSMDGDYDFKVDYAKNKATDMDEGEGFQIEAKVPMAELVDLTEE from the exons ATGCCGAAACGTAGTAAAA AGAGCAAGAGTAAGAGGGTGACCTTGAAGCAGAAGCACAAGGTCATTAGAAAGGTCAAGGAGCACCACAAGAAGAAGGCAAAGGATGCTAAGAAGCTCAACCATAACCGTAGGCCAAGAGCAGAGAAGGACCCAGGTATCCCCAATGACTGGCCTTTCAAGGAACAGGAGCTCAAGGCACTAGAAGCTCGACGTGCCCGTGCTCTCGAGGAGATTGAGCAGAAGAAAGCCGCCCGCAAAGAGAGG GCAAAAAAGAGGAAGCTTGGTTTGGTTGAGGATGAGGATACCAAGACAGAAGAAGGATATGGAGAGGGGAAGAAGGGAGATGACTCAATTAGAGTTGTTAATGTTCGAG ATAACTCGGAGAGGGCCTTCTACAAGGAGCTTGTGAAAGTCATTGAACTGTCTGATGTCATTCTCGAGGTTCTTGATGCTCGTGATCCCCTTGGGACGCGTTGTACCGACATGGAGAGGATGGTGATGCAAGCTGGTCCCAATAAGCACCTCGTCTTGCTTCTCAACAAGATCG ATCTTGTTCCCAGAGAGGCTGCTGAGAAATGGCTCAAGTACCTTAGGGAAGAGTATCCAGCTGTTGCCTTCAAATGTAGCACCCAAGAACAAAGATCAAACTTGGGCTGGAAATCATCAAAGGCGTCAAAACCAAGCAATATTTTGCAGACGAGTGATTGTCTTGGAGCAGACACTCTTATCAAGTTGCTGAAGAACTACTCCAGAAGTCATGag TTGAAAAAATCTATCACAGTTGGTATCATAGGACTGCCAAATGTGGGGAAGAGTAGTCTCATTAACAGTTTGAAGAGAGCTCACGTTGTCAACGTCGGCGCCACTCCTGGACTGACTAGGTCTCTGCAAGAAGTTCACTTGGACAAGAACGTGAAGCTGTTGGATTGTCCTGGAGTTGTGATGCTCAAATCTTCAGCGAATGATGCTTCTATAGCTCTCAGGAACTGTAAAAGAATCGAGAAGTTGGAAGATCCAGTTAGTCCAG TGAAGGAGATTCTCAAGCTTTGTACGCCACAAATGCTGGTGACTCTGTACAAGATCCCTAGCTTCGAGGCTGTTGATGATTTTCTTTATAAAGTCGCCACCGTTAGGGGCAAGCTTAAGAAGGGTGGTCTTGTGGATACTGAAGCTGCTGCGAGGATCGTTTTGCATGACTGGAATGAAG GTAAGATTCCATTCTATACAATGCCGCCAAAGAGGGACCAAGGTGAACATGCAGAGTCAAAGATTGTGACCGAGTTGGCTAAGGAGTTCAACATCGATGAGGTTTACAGTGGCGAGTCCTCTTTCATTGGGAGTTTGAAGACTGTTAATGACTTCAACCCTGTCGAGATTCCTTCCAATGCTCCTCTAAATTTCGATGAAACTATGATTGAG GATGAGTCTAAGACTCGGACCGAAGAAGAAGAGGCTGATGAGCCTATGGAAGCTGAAGAGGAGGAAGGAACAGGAAAGTCGAAATCAGAGACAAGCAAGCAGAACAAGAAGCTGTACGCAGCTGAAAGCATGCTGAATACAAAGAAGCAGAAAGCAGAGAAGAATATGAGGAAGAAGGCGAAGAAAGCAGCAGGCGGTGAGGATTCCATGGACGGTGATTATGATTTCAAAGTGGATTATGCCAAGAACAAAGCTACGGACATGGATGAAGGAGAAGGGTTCCAAATTGAGGCTAAAGTACCAATGGCTGAACTAGTTGATTTGACTGAAGAATGA